In Actinomycetota bacterium, a single window of DNA contains:
- the pta gene encoding phosphate acetyltransferase, with amino-acid sequence EGSDFSEASRALEFDFNADVARNLGCPVLLVVRGRDRSVERVLEVVQLARGSLAGKGCTILATVCNRVDPAIMEELRVRVAEVVGDEPAYVLPEVPELAAPTVAEVARALAAEFLRPLRGAEEPSARREIGNVIVGAMSLPHFLDHIRDGDMIITPGDRADLIVGSLASRFSGTYPNIAGLVLTGALLPEPSVLKLIDGLGGADLPVLAVATDTYRTAATVAGVRGVLTPESERKIAAALGVFGSHVDRQGLLSRLAVTRTERVTPLMFEQRLVERAKADRRHLVLPEGGDDRVLQAAEQVLLRGIADLTVLGDPDAIKHRGASLGLELDGLRVVDPQLSEWRQDFADTYYELRRHKGVARPVAEDLMADVSYFGTMMVHKGLADGMVSGAAHTTAHTIRPAFEFIRTKPGTSIVSSVFLMLLADRVLVYGDCAVVPNPNAEQLADIAVASAGTAAQFGIEPRVALLSYSTGESGAGSDVEKVRQATAIARERRPDLLIEGPIQYDAAIDPEVARSKLPDSQVAGRATVFVFPDLNTGNNTYKAVQRSANAVAVGPVLQGLRKPVNDLSRGALVADIVNTVAITAIQAQGTGDA; translated from the coding sequence GAGGGGAGCGACTTCAGCGAGGCGTCACGGGCGCTGGAGTTCGACTTCAACGCCGACGTCGCCCGCAACCTGGGCTGCCCGGTGCTGCTGGTGGTGCGGGGCCGCGACCGGTCGGTCGAGCGGGTGCTGGAGGTCGTCCAGTTGGCCCGGGGGTCGCTCGCCGGGAAGGGCTGCACGATCCTGGCCACCGTCTGCAACCGGGTCGACCCGGCGATCATGGAGGAGCTGCGGGTGCGGGTCGCCGAGGTCGTCGGCGACGAGCCGGCCTATGTCCTGCCCGAGGTCCCGGAGCTGGCCGCGCCCACCGTGGCCGAGGTGGCCAGGGCGCTGGCGGCCGAGTTCCTGCGGCCGCTGCGGGGGGCCGAGGAGCCCAGCGCCCGGCGTGAGATCGGCAACGTGATCGTTGGCGCCATGAGCCTGCCCCACTTCCTGGACCACATCCGCGACGGCGACATGATCATCACCCCGGGCGACCGGGCCGACCTGATCGTGGGCAGCCTGGCCTCGCGCTTCTCCGGGACCTACCCGAACATCGCCGGGCTGGTGCTGACCGGGGCGCTGCTGCCCGAGCCGTCGGTGCTCAAGCTGATCGACGGGCTGGGCGGCGCGGACCTGCCCGTGCTGGCCGTGGCCACCGACACCTACCGGACGGCCGCCACCGTGGCCGGGGTCCGGGGGGTGCTCACCCCCGAGAGCGAGCGCAAGATCGCCGCCGCCCTCGGGGTGTTCGGCTCCCACGTCGACCGCCAGGGGCTGCTGAGCCGGCTCGCGGTCACCCGGACCGAGCGGGTGACCCCGCTGATGTTCGAGCAGCGGCTGGTCGAGCGGGCCAAGGCCGACCGCCGCCACCTCGTGCTCCCCGAGGGCGGCGACGACCGGGTCCTGCAGGCGGCCGAGCAGGTGCTGCTGCGCGGCATCGCCGACCTCACCGTCCTCGGCGACCCCGACGCCATCAAGCACCGGGGCGCCTCCCTCGGCCTGGAGCTGGACGGCCTCCGGGTGGTCGACCCGCAGCTGTCGGAGTGGCGCCAGGACTTCGCCGACACCTACTACGAGCTGCGCCGCCACAAGGGGGTGGCCCGGCCGGTGGCCGAGGACCTGATGGCCGACGTCTCCTACTTCGGCACCATGATGGTCCACAAGGGGCTGGCCGACGGCATGGTGTCGGGGGCGGCCCACACCACCGCCCACACCATCCGGCCGGCGTTCGAGTTCATCCGCACCAAGCCCGGGACCTCGATCGTGTCCAGCGTGTTCCTCATGCTGCTGGCCGACCGGGTGCTGGTCTACGGCGACTGCGCGGTGGTGCCCAACCCCAACGCCGAGCAGCTGGCCGACATCGCCGTCGCCTCGGCGGGCACGGCCGCCCAGTTCGGCATCGAGCCGCGGGTGGCGCTGCTCTCCTACTCGACCGGGGAGTCGGGCGCGGGCAGCGACGTCGAGAAGGTCCGCCAGGCGACGGCGATCGCCCGCGAGCGCCGGCCCGACCTCCTGATCGAGGGGCCGATCCAGTACGACGCGGCCATCGACCCCGAGGTCGCCCGGTCCAAGCTGCCCGACAGCCAGGTCGCCGGCCGGGCCACCGTGTTCGTCTTCCCCGACCTCAACACCGGCAACAACACCTACAAGGCGGTGCAGCGCTCGGCCAACGCGGTCGCCGTCGGGCCGGTCCTCCAGGGCCTGCGCAAGCCGGTCAACGACCTGTCCCGCGGCGCCCTGGTCGCCGACATCGTCAACACCGTGGCCATCACCGCCATCCAGGCCCAGGGGACCGGGGATGCCTAG